One stretch of Micromonospora cremea DNA includes these proteins:
- a CDS encoding AfsR/SARP family transcriptional regulator translates to MVASAGPGDTTMPGGWIPHTSAEQVAAAAALVWLRRRRAYRPDEAGPAQRDNLDLAPLPETVTAAHAALAASDGTGPSDLTAPDQRTEQPPDSLLADVPPTGVGLTGVAADDAARGLLVTVLLRALHRRSAGTALITTIGDLTRLLGPSAQRIHSVSGLTVAASLQEAVTVLEEHPHHQTPDTTTGRGSSSANGPSRQAPRVLLTHTPQDPGTARRLKAALAAAGGTAVAVLVGAWPPGATWEITATGHASNGTQEQPAPPRMCVLNAAAATDLLTVISQAQPHPGPNTPLAPAADPPPTRARVPRQTARGQAPTTPRHTTKQPLHLQILGDTTLQSHGQPLTIRRTAALQALVFLAVSPGGANSRDLTTAIWPGLPAHTVTARLYTTLNDLRKAVAAVSEIPLIEHTGDRYRLRRDHIEVDLWRFHAAVEHAATAVTERPAAWQAVINAYTGDLAAEHDWPWLNPPREALRRHVIDAYTALAATQPDPRRTLSLLQDAIRVDPYNEDLHRRAIHALAALGDHAAADDLLTTFNRRLTDAGLEHVIPEEEVRQPRAASSGQKH, encoded by the coding sequence ATGGTCGCCTCCGCCGGGCCCGGCGACACCACGATGCCGGGTGGCTGGATACCGCACACCAGCGCCGAACAGGTCGCCGCGGCCGCAGCACTCGTGTGGCTGCGCCGCCGGCGCGCCTACCGCCCGGATGAGGCCGGGCCGGCGCAACGCGACAACCTCGACCTCGCCCCGCTGCCAGAGACCGTCACCGCAGCCCACGCAGCGTTGGCCGCCTCTGACGGCACCGGTCCATCCGATCTCACCGCACCGGATCAGCGCACGGAACAGCCGCCGGACTCGTTGCTGGCGGATGTGCCGCCAACGGGCGTCGGGCTCACAGGGGTTGCCGCCGACGATGCCGCTCGCGGCCTTCTCGTCACCGTCCTTCTGCGCGCCCTGCACCGCCGCAGCGCAGGGACGGCGCTCATCACCACAATCGGGGACCTGACCAGGCTGCTCGGCCCCTCCGCACAACGGATCCACTCGGTTTCGGGTCTCACCGTCGCCGCATCACTTCAGGAAGCAGTGACGGTGCTGGAGGAACACCCGCACCATCAGACTCCTGACACCACCACTGGGCGGGGCAGCAGCTCGGCGAATGGGCCATCCCGCCAGGCGCCCCGGGTCTTGCTCACCCACACGCCGCAGGATCCCGGCACCGCACGCCGCCTCAAGGCCGCGCTCGCAGCCGCCGGCGGCACCGCCGTCGCGGTCCTCGTCGGAGCCTGGCCACCCGGCGCGACCTGGGAGATCACGGCAACCGGTCACGCCTCCAACGGCACCCAGGAGCAGCCGGCACCGCCAAGAATGTGCGTTCTCAACGCGGCGGCTGCCACCGATCTGCTCACCGTGATCAGCCAGGCCCAGCCCCACCCGGGACCCAACACGCCACTCGCTCCGGCAGCCGACCCACCGCCGACCCGGGCGCGCGTCCCACGGCAGACCGCTCGAGGCCAAGCGCCAACCACGCCCCGCCACACCACCAAACAGCCTCTGCACCTGCAAATCCTCGGCGACACCACGCTGCAGAGCCACGGCCAGCCGTTGACGATCCGACGCACCGCGGCCCTCCAAGCCCTGGTCTTCCTCGCCGTGTCTCCCGGCGGCGCCAACAGCCGAGACCTGACAACCGCCATCTGGCCCGGCCTTCCCGCACACACCGTCACCGCCCGCCTCTACACCACCCTCAACGACCTCAGAAAAGCCGTCGCCGCCGTCAGCGAGATTCCGCTCATCGAGCACACCGGCGACCGCTACCGCCTGCGCCGCGACCACATCGAGGTAGACCTGTGGCGGTTCCACGCTGCGGTAGAACATGCCGCCACCGCAGTGACCGAACGCCCCGCCGCCTGGCAGGCCGTCATCAACGCCTACACCGGCGACCTCGCCGCCGAACACGACTGGCCGTGGCTCAACCCGCCACGAGAAGCCCTACGCAGGCACGTCATCGACGCCTACACCGCCCTGGCCGCCACCCAGCCCGACCCGCGGCGCACCCTGTCCCTGCTGCAAGACGCGATCCGCGTCGACCCGTACAACGAAGACCTGCACCGCCGCGCCATACACGCCCTCGCCGCGCTCGGCGACCACGCCGCTGCCGACGACCTGCTCACCACCTTCAACCGCCGACTGACCGACGCCGGCCTGGAGCACGTCATCCCCGAAGAAGAAGTCCGGCAGCCGCGCGCCGCATCGAGCGGGCAAAAGCACTAG
- a CDS encoding alkaline phosphatase, with translation MTFRSSRWLLAPVVAGAVAAAGLSLVNPITAADAGPAKGKARNVIFINGDGMAAAQREAARLYLAGLDGQLTMDKLPYSGQLTTSPHDPASPITDSAAAATAWATGEKTYNGAISVDVDGNPLPTLGAQAKAAGKATGLVTTAQVTDASPAAFFANTANRSAQDEIARQYLEVTKPDVILGGGEDWWLPAGAAGAYPDKPAEDTSEASKGTKGDLITEAKAKGYQYVSTADQLQAAKGGKLLGLFANEELFQQRPEGEGDVYNPPASLATMTDKALSTLSKNKQGFFLFVEEEGIDEFAHANNGTRMLQALGELEKAVAVARNYAASHPDTLVVVTGDHECGGLTVEDTATSDESGDGISAEDGPFPIKGSSLSFNLDWTTSGHTGADVPSPRSVRWPSSSAASTRTPTCTTCSPRSSPADPPGRALPSRIRDGRALRSAPPDRFAPG, from the coding sequence GTGACTTTCCGTTCCAGCCGCTGGCTGCTGGCCCCCGTGGTCGCGGGGGCGGTCGCCGCCGCCGGCCTGAGCCTGGTCAACCCGATCACCGCGGCCGACGCCGGCCCGGCCAAGGGCAAGGCTCGCAACGTCATCTTCATCAACGGTGACGGTATGGCCGCTGCCCAGCGCGAGGCCGCCCGCCTCTACCTGGCCGGTCTCGACGGCCAGCTCACCATGGACAAGCTTCCCTATTCCGGCCAGCTCACCACCAGCCCGCACGACCCCGCATCGCCGATCACCGACTCCGCCGCCGCCGCGACCGCCTGGGCCACCGGCGAGAAGACCTACAACGGCGCGATCAGCGTCGACGTGGACGGCAACCCGCTGCCCACCCTCGGCGCCCAGGCAAAGGCCGCCGGCAAGGCGACCGGCCTGGTCACCACCGCCCAGGTCACCGACGCCAGCCCGGCCGCCTTCTTCGCCAACACCGCCAACCGCTCCGCCCAGGACGAGATCGCCCGGCAGTACCTCGAGGTCACCAAGCCGGACGTCATCCTGGGCGGCGGCGAGGACTGGTGGCTGCCGGCCGGCGCCGCCGGGGCGTATCCGGACAAGCCGGCCGAGGACACGTCCGAGGCCAGCAAGGGCACCAAGGGCGACCTGATCACCGAGGCGAAGGCCAAGGGCTACCAGTACGTATCCACCGCCGATCAGCTGCAGGCCGCCAAGGGCGGCAAGCTGCTCGGCCTCTTCGCCAACGAGGAGCTGTTCCAGCAGCGCCCCGAAGGCGAGGGCGACGTCTACAACCCGCCGGCCAGCCTGGCCACGATGACCGACAAGGCCCTGTCCACCCTGTCGAAGAACAAGCAGGGTTTCTTCCTCTTCGTCGAGGAGGAGGGCATCGACGAGTTCGCCCACGCGAACAATGGCACCCGAATGCTCCAGGCCCTCGGCGAGCTGGAGAAGGCCGTCGCGGTGGCCCGCAACTACGCGGCCAGCCACCCGGACACCCTGGTCGTGGTGACCGGTGACCACGAGTGCGGCGGCCTGACCGTCGAGGACACCGCCACCTCCGACGAGTCGGGCGACGGCATCTCGGCCGAGGATGGCCCCTTCCCGATCAAGGGCAGCAGCCTGAGCTTCAACCTGGACTGGACCACCAGCGGGCACACCGGCGCCGACGTGCCGTCACCGCGGTCGGTCCGCTGGCCGAGCAGTTCAGCGGCAAGCACCCGAACACCCACGTGCACGACGTGCTCGCCCAGATCCTCACCCGCTGACCCGCCCGGCCGCGCCCTCCCGTCTCGCATCAGGGACGGGAGGGCGCTCCGGTCAGCGCCACCAGACCGGTTCGCGCCGGGCTGA
- a CDS encoding transcriptional regulator, with amino-acid sequence MTAENGAPDPHEPSAHPVNGLDEVVHQRVRLGILTIAHEARRAEFGYLRTQLDLTAGNLSKHLSVLEAAGLIEVEKGYAGRRGRTWITLTAAGSTALADEIARLKQLIARVETTDTPEDR; translated from the coding sequence GTGACCGCCGAGAACGGGGCCCCGGACCCGCACGAGCCGTCCGCCCACCCGGTCAATGGGCTGGACGAGGTGGTGCACCAGCGGGTCCGGCTGGGCATCCTCACCATCGCGCACGAGGCCCGCCGGGCGGAGTTCGGCTACCTGCGCACCCAGCTGGACCTGACCGCCGGGAACCTCTCCAAACACCTGAGCGTGCTAGAAGCGGCCGGCCTGATCGAGGTCGAGAAGGGGTACGCCGGCCGGCGGGGCCGTACCTGGATCACGCTCACCGCCGCCGGCAGCACCGCGCTCGCCGACGAGATCGCGCGACTCAAGCAGCTCATCGCCCGCGTCGAAACCACCGACACCCCGGAGGACCGATGA
- a CDS encoding DUF1737 domain-containing protein, whose protein sequence is MSDHSEPLGYRLITGPDDADFCARVSGLIDQGYQLYGSPALAFDGERVIAAQALVLPNLAGPESAEGSSR, encoded by the coding sequence GTGTCAGATCATTCTGAGCCGCTCGGCTACCGGCTTATCACCGGACCCGATGACGCTGACTTCTGCGCCCGCGTCAGCGGCCTCATCGACCAGGGCTACCAGCTTTACGGCTCACCGGCGCTGGCCTTCGACGGGGAACGCGTCATCGCCGCTCAAGCGTTGGTCCTGCCAAACTTAGCCGGGCCCGAGTCGGCCGAGGGCAGCTCCAGATAG
- a CDS encoding transposase, which translates to MSSIMENVGKKRSRPRRSFTAQFKAEIVELCQRGDRTIRQVSQDFDLTETAVREWVKQAELDSGARTDGLTSDERDELAQLRRENRRLREDVDILKRATAFFAKETR; encoded by the coding sequence ATGTCCAGCATCATGGAGAACGTGGGGAAGAAGCGGTCGCGGCCTCGGCGGTCGTTCACGGCGCAATTCAAGGCCGAGATCGTCGAGTTGTGTCAGCGTGGTGACCGCACGATCAGGCAGGTCAGCCAGGATTTCGACTTGACCGAGACCGCGGTGCGTGAATGGGTCAAGCAGGCCGAACTCGACAGCGGCGCCCGTACTGACGGGTTGACCTCGGATGAGCGAGACGAACTCGCGCAGCTTCGGCGTGAGAACCGCCGGCTGCGTGAAGACGTCGATATTTTGAAGCGGGCAACGGCTTTCTTCGCGAAGGAGACCCGGTGA
- a CDS encoding IS3 family transposase: protein MNVYPFIEAEQAGEHNVKRACELLEVSRSAYYQQQRGVQSQRQRVDAQLTAKITQVHAVSKGTYGAPRIHADLADAGLRHGRKRVARLMRCAGLAGKSPRRWRTTTVPDPNAGRRPDLVNRDFGTDPAGIDTRWCGDITYINTWQGWLYLATVIDLASRRVVGWAVAEHLRTDLIDAALTDALVRRRPPSGLVFHSDRGCQYTSDQHARLAAAHGIRLSVGRRGQCWDNAVAESFFATIKTELLHRQPWPTHRAACQAIFEYIEGWYNTRRRHSTLGYLSPAAFEATDLHRLPTSQAA from the coding sequence GTGAACGTGTACCCGTTCATCGAGGCGGAGCAAGCCGGCGAGCACAACGTCAAGCGCGCGTGCGAGCTACTCGAGGTCTCCCGGTCCGCCTACTACCAGCAGCAACGCGGCGTCCAGTCCCAGCGGCAGCGCGTCGACGCACAGCTCACCGCGAAGATCACGCAGGTGCACGCGGTGTCGAAAGGCACCTACGGAGCACCGCGGATCCACGCCGACCTCGCCGACGCCGGGCTGCGACACGGCCGTAAACGCGTCGCCCGGCTGATGCGGTGCGCCGGGCTGGCCGGCAAGAGTCCACGCCGATGGCGAACGACCACGGTGCCTGACCCGAACGCCGGCAGGCGACCTGACCTGGTCAACCGTGACTTCGGCACCGACCCGGCGGGGATCGACACCCGCTGGTGCGGCGACATCACCTACATCAACACCTGGCAAGGCTGGCTGTATCTGGCCACCGTCATCGACCTGGCCTCGCGCCGGGTCGTGGGCTGGGCGGTCGCCGAGCACCTACGCACCGACCTGATCGACGCCGCGCTCACCGATGCCCTCGTGCGGCGCCGGCCGCCGTCCGGGCTGGTGTTCCACTCCGACCGCGGCTGTCAATACACCAGCGACCAACACGCCCGCCTCGCCGCTGCCCACGGCATCCGCCTCTCTGTCGGCCGGCGTGGGCAGTGCTGGGACAACGCGGTCGCCGAGTCGTTCTTCGCCACCATCAAAACCGAACTGCTACACCGCCAACCCTGGCCCACCCATCGCGCCGCCTGCCAGGCAATATTCGAGTACATCGAAGGCTGGTACAACACCCGCCGTCGACACTCCACTCTCGGCTACCTCAGCCCCGCCGCGTTCGAGGCCACCGATTTGCACCGGCTACCGACAAGCCAAGCAGCCTGA
- a CDS encoding phosphotransferase family protein, producing the protein MRTPGGQAAYLKVTPAALGPTALAAARRELRFYRDVAPVTSVRTPRLLDCVDAEDVVVVLLEAAGEPEEAPSWTAGMWANLGRELATLHSMPLPTGTGWNRPDALLEVLANADLEEIRAFWAPVLPQLADLVSRRFELEDQIGALPPVFIHGDCHTDNIVHSAGSLVFCDWQAAGIGRAVSDLAFLSVRVTPAGVTVPRALVDTYLDGRPGERRALQRALLAEELAILVFLWPPFAAFNSQPGIAHVHRRARELTARWFETSARQDAG; encoded by the coding sequence GTGCGTACGCCCGGCGGGCAGGCCGCGTACCTCAAGGTCACACCCGCCGCGTTGGGGCCGACGGCGCTGGCCGCAGCTCGGCGGGAACTGCGCTTCTACCGGGACGTCGCGCCGGTCACCTCGGTGCGCACGCCGAGGCTTCTCGATTGCGTGGATGCCGAGGATGTTGTAGTCGTGCTGCTTGAGGCGGCGGGCGAGCCCGAGGAGGCGCCATCATGGACTGCGGGCATGTGGGCAAACCTGGGCCGGGAGCTGGCCACGCTACACAGCATGCCGCTACCGACGGGCACGGGCTGGAACCGCCCCGATGCGCTACTTGAGGTCCTGGCCAACGCGGATCTGGAAGAAATCCGGGCTTTCTGGGCCCCCGTGCTACCGCAGCTTGCCGATCTCGTCTCACGGCGCTTTGAACTTGAGGATCAAATCGGGGCACTACCGCCGGTCTTCATCCACGGCGACTGCCACACAGACAACATCGTGCACTCCGCCGGCTCACTGGTGTTCTGTGACTGGCAGGCGGCCGGCATCGGTCGAGCTGTGTCCGACCTGGCCTTCCTCAGCGTCCGTGTCACACCCGCTGGCGTGACCGTTCCCCGAGCTCTGGTCGACACCTACCTGGATGGTCGGCCGGGCGAACGCCGCGCGCTGCAGCGTGCGCTGCTGGCGGAAGAGCTCGCCATCCTCGTCTTCCTGTGGCCGCCGTTCGCTGCGTTCAACAGCCAGCCGGGAATCGCCCACGTCCACCGCAGGGCACGCGAACTCACGGCGCGGTGGTTCGAGACATCAGCCCGACAGGACGCTGGTTGA
- a CDS encoding YunG family protein: protein MTSGERDKRTDPLLISLELLQPILRAGWGADTCDPHDVQDWHPDNAARGQCGVTALIIQDLLGGELILGEVFARDAKVGYHYWNRLPDGRDVDLTADQFYLQEVVVGGQVQQRPPGPPRRCRQQYEILRHRVLATLYGSTAEEPASL from the coding sequence GTGACGTCCGGAGAACGCGACAAGAGAACAGACCCGCTCTTGATTAGCCTGGAATTGCTGCAGCCGATACTGCGGGCCGGCTGGGGAGCGGATACCTGCGACCCGCATGATGTGCAGGACTGGCATCCAGACAACGCAGCCCGTGGTCAATGCGGAGTGACCGCACTGATCATTCAGGACCTGCTCGGCGGGGAACTGATCCTCGGTGAGGTCTTCGCCAGAGACGCCAAGGTCGGCTACCACTATTGGAATCGGTTACCCGACGGCCGCGACGTCGACCTCACCGCTGATCAGTTCTACCTGCAGGAAGTCGTTGTCGGCGGTCAGGTGCAGCAGCGCCCGCCCGGCCCTCCCCGGCGATGTCGCCAGCAGTACGAGATCTTGCGGCATCGTGTCCTCGCCACCCTGTACGGCAGCACGGCAGAGGAACCCGCGTCGCTGTGA
- a CDS encoding tyrosine-type recombinase/integrase gives MDIERYVRWLQDVRRFQPSTVSRRLSVVVGFYRVCVIDGILPHSPADYVRRPVVPPESPTLGLGHLQFEALITTARQSANPNDFALIAMLGLLGLRIFEACGANIGDLGEEHGHRVLRVRGKGGKVVLIPLPPAVARAVDRAVDGRLDGPILRNTLGARMDRHAATRRLKHLAASAGIRMPRMHPHMLRYTFVTTMLDAGVSLRDVQIAARHADPRTTMRYDRARKNLDRHPNYILAAYMASGT, from the coding sequence GTGGACATCGAGCGGTATGTGCGCTGGCTGCAGGACGTACGCCGCTTCCAGCCCTCGACCGTTTCCCGCCGGCTGTCGGTGGTGGTTGGCTTCTACCGCGTCTGCGTCATCGACGGCATCCTGCCGCACTCACCGGCCGACTACGTCCGCAGACCGGTAGTGCCACCCGAATCACCCACTCTCGGGTTGGGCCATCTACAGTTCGAAGCTCTGATCACCACGGCACGGCAGTCGGCCAACCCGAACGACTTCGCGCTGATCGCCATGCTCGGACTCCTCGGGTTGCGGATCTTCGAAGCCTGCGGTGCGAACATTGGCGACCTCGGTGAGGAGCACGGCCATCGCGTCCTGCGGGTGCGCGGCAAGGGCGGCAAGGTCGTCCTCATCCCGCTGCCGCCCGCGGTGGCCAGGGCCGTGGACCGTGCGGTCGACGGGCGCCTCGATGGTCCGATCCTGCGCAACACCCTCGGGGCGCGGATGGACCGGCATGCCGCAACCCGCCGGCTCAAGCACCTCGCTGCCAGCGCCGGGATCCGGATGCCGAGGATGCACCCGCACATGCTGCGCTACACCTTCGTCACCACCATGCTCGACGCTGGCGTGAGCCTGCGCGACGTGCAGATCGCCGCCCGCCACGCCGATCCGCGGACGACCATGCGCTACGACCGCGCCCGCAAGAACCTCGACCGACACCCCAACTACATCCTCGCCGCCTACATGGCCTCCGGAACGTGA
- a CDS encoding SigE family RNA polymerase sigma factor, with protein MDEVAEDAFRGFVAARSAALLRSAYLLVGDRGRAEDLLQTVLVKTYVKWPRIRDPAAVEGYVRRAMVNTATSWWRGRSHRERLVDTLPERGDADEMDARLERDTMWQHLRALPVKQRAVLVLRYYEGMAEAEIAEVLDISRGTVKSHASRGLAALRRQLHEEDAEKEAVTP; from the coding sequence ATGGACGAGGTTGCCGAAGACGCGTTCCGGGGGTTTGTCGCAGCGCGTTCGGCGGCGTTGCTGCGCAGCGCGTACCTGCTGGTCGGCGACCGGGGCAGGGCCGAGGACCTGCTGCAGACGGTGCTCGTCAAGACGTATGTCAAGTGGCCGCGTATCCGAGACCCCGCTGCGGTCGAGGGGTATGTGCGACGCGCGATGGTCAATACCGCGACGTCGTGGTGGCGGGGCCGGTCGCACCGAGAACGACTGGTCGACACGCTGCCTGAGCGCGGCGACGCGGACGAGATGGATGCGCGGCTGGAGCGCGACACGATGTGGCAGCACCTGCGGGCCCTGCCCGTGAAGCAGCGCGCCGTGCTGGTGCTGCGCTACTACGAGGGCATGGCCGAAGCGGAGATCGCCGAGGTGTTGGACATCTCGCGCGGCACGGTAAAAAGCCACGCATCGCGAGGCCTTGCCGCGCTGCGCCGACAGCTACACGAAGAAGACGCGGAGAAGGAGGCGGTGACGCCGTGA
- a CDS encoding response regulator transcription factor: MRILVVEDDHALAEVVAEGLRDQGMAVDLAHDGLTAAAKLDLTAHDVVVLDRDLPGLHGDTLCQMITERADRPMVLMLTAASAPGDRVSGLTLGADDYLAKPFHFPELILRIHALARRKPDARPRTLHAAGIELDPIRRTAVRDGRQLNLSVKEFAVLEALLRASPGFLSTETLLEQVWDENADPFTNTVTVTVGRLRRKLGGPPVIATTPGIGYRIA; encoded by the coding sequence ATGAGGATTCTCGTCGTCGAAGACGATCACGCACTCGCCGAGGTCGTCGCGGAAGGGCTGCGCGACCAGGGAATGGCCGTCGACCTCGCCCACGACGGGCTGACCGCCGCCGCCAAGCTCGACCTCACCGCGCACGACGTGGTGGTCCTGGACCGGGACCTGCCCGGCCTCCACGGCGACACGCTGTGCCAGATGATCACCGAGCGGGCAGACCGACCGATGGTGCTGATGCTGACCGCGGCGAGCGCGCCCGGCGACCGGGTCAGCGGGCTGACCCTGGGCGCGGACGACTATCTCGCCAAACCCTTCCACTTCCCGGAGCTGATCCTGCGCATCCACGCGCTGGCCCGCCGCAAGCCAGACGCCCGGCCCCGGACGCTGCACGCAGCCGGGATCGAGCTAGACCCGATACGCCGGACCGCCGTTCGCGACGGACGGCAACTCAACCTCTCGGTGAAGGAGTTCGCCGTGCTGGAGGCGCTGCTGCGGGCAAGCCCGGGCTTCCTGAGCACCGAGACCCTGCTCGAACAGGTCTGGGACGAGAACGCCGACCCGTTCACCAACACCGTTACAGTGACGGTGGGCCGGCTGCGGCGCAAACTCGGCGGTCCACCAGTCATCGCGACGACGCCAGGAATCGGCTACCGGATCGCCTAA
- a CDS encoding sensor histidine kinase — protein MIRLRNGTVGVRFTILYAVVFLLSGVGLLGLTFLLSDGSLSSVAPAGNPPAHGSFAVAQQRIRELEDQLAEVHAQQASQLLAGSLVALIVMAVVSLLLGRALARRVLRPLRIITSATRRISADSLDRRLAVIGPADEVKDLADTIDELLERLEVSFAAQRRFVANASHELRTPLTTMRASLDVAVAKPDPAASTVALADRLRTQLDRVDHLLDGFLVLARAQHGALADAAPVDLGDLIGAALCDRYADVETKRLSVTVDVPPGTATQGSPALLARLVENVVDNAVTHNENGGWIGITGSASEEETVLVVETGGRVLDQREVDRLTQPFERLGDERTGSSGLGLSIVAGVAAAHSGRLILLARPEGGLRVTITFPVAKVPAA, from the coding sequence ATGATCAGGCTGCGCAACGGGACCGTGGGGGTAAGGTTCACGATCCTGTACGCCGTTGTGTTCCTCCTGTCGGGTGTCGGGCTGCTCGGCCTGACCTTTCTGCTCTCTGACGGCAGCCTGAGCAGCGTCGCCCCCGCCGGGAATCCCCCCGCCCACGGCAGCTTCGCTGTGGCGCAGCAGCGCATCCGGGAGCTGGAGGACCAGCTGGCCGAGGTGCACGCGCAGCAGGCCAGTCAGCTGCTCGCCGGTTCGCTGGTGGCGCTGATCGTGATGGCCGTCGTGTCACTGCTGCTCGGCCGGGCGCTGGCTAGGCGCGTCCTGCGGCCGCTGCGGATCATCACCAGCGCCACGCGGCGCATCTCCGCCGACAGCCTGGACCGGCGGCTTGCCGTCATCGGCCCGGCCGACGAGGTGAAAGACCTCGCCGACACCATCGACGAACTGCTCGAACGGCTCGAAGTGTCGTTCGCCGCACAGCGCCGCTTCGTCGCCAACGCCTCCCATGAGCTGCGTACGCCGCTGACGACCATGCGGGCGTCGCTGGACGTCGCGGTCGCCAAGCCCGACCCGGCCGCCTCGACGGTGGCGCTCGCGGACCGCCTGCGTACGCAACTGGACCGGGTCGATCACCTGCTCGACGGGTTCCTCGTGCTGGCCCGGGCACAGCACGGCGCGCTGGCCGACGCCGCCCCGGTCGACCTCGGCGACCTCATCGGCGCGGCACTGTGCGACAGGTACGCCGACGTGGAGACGAAGCGGCTGAGCGTAACGGTGGACGTGCCGCCGGGAACGGCGACCCAGGGCAGCCCGGCGCTGCTGGCGCGGTTAGTGGAGAACGTCGTCGACAACGCCGTAACGCACAACGAGAACGGCGGATGGATCGGAATCACCGGGTCCGCGAGCGAGGAGGAGACGGTGCTCGTCGTCGAAACCGGCGGGCGCGTCCTCGACCAGCGGGAGGTCGACCGGCTGACGCAGCCCTTCGAGCGGCTCGGCGACGAGCGCACCGGCTCCTCGGGACTAGGCCTGTCCATTGTGGCCGGCGTTGCCGCCGCCCACAGCGGCCGGCTCATCCTGCTCGCCCGGCCGGAGGGCGGCCTGCGCGTAACGATCACGTTTCCGGTCGCGAAGGTACCGGCGGCATGA
- a CDS encoding transposase: MTVICQRDGGDLARTRRLGAARFEQAVRREITRRGGCKPSLRILRHLFTALADPTGVIAHRPGALERVAFLLQDWHTATDKLTDTETRMTRVLDELKLTDLATSLPGLSAVGAAAILAETGDPNRFATARALVKHAGLAPREKLSGTFVGRTKLTGQGRPALRLAAWRAVWGAQRSNAVYAARYQHLTTRETNKLTATQAQTVIAAAILRQLHAVITTGRAWNADIATYGSHHRRQVALAA; the protein is encoded by the coding sequence ATGACGGTGATCTGCCAGCGTGACGGCGGCGACCTCGCCCGCACCCGACGCCTCGGTGCGGCCCGGTTCGAGCAGGCCGTGCGCCGTGAGATCACCCGCCGCGGCGGGTGCAAACCCTCGCTGCGCATCCTGCGGCACCTGTTCACCGCCTTGGCCGACCCCACCGGGGTGATCGCCCACCGGCCCGGTGCACTGGAGCGGGTCGCGTTCCTGCTGCAGGACTGGCACACCGCCACCGACAAGCTCACCGACACCGAGACCCGGATGACCCGCGTCCTCGACGAGCTCAAGCTGACCGATCTGGCCACCTCCCTCCCCGGCCTATCGGCCGTCGGCGCCGCGGCGATCCTCGCCGAGACGGGTGACCCGAACCGGTTCGCCACCGCCCGCGCCCTGGTCAAGCACGCCGGCCTCGCACCGCGGGAGAAACTGTCCGGCACGTTCGTCGGCCGCACCAAACTCACCGGCCAGGGCCGACCCGCGCTGCGTCTGGCCGCCTGGCGGGCAGTCTGGGGCGCCCAGCGCAGCAATGCCGTCTATGCCGCCCGCTACCAGCATTTGACCACCCGGGAGACCAACAAGCTCACGGCGACCCAAGCCCAGACCGTCATCGCCGCGGCGATCCTGCGCCAGTTGCACGCCGTCATCACCACCGGACGAGCGTGGAACGCCGACATCGCCACCTACGGCAGCCACCACCGCAGGCAGGTGGCTCTAGCCGCCTGA
- a CDS encoding IS110 family transposase, protein MPVTNAIVGIDLADAKQMVVVTDHDSKVLARKTFRCRAWNLGAVLDWAAERAAAKGWAGVTVACEPTGHRWRVLGQLAADRAMPFVCVQPMLTSWARRSEDLTSDKTDEKDAVLIARLTAQLRCYVPEPIDETWGRLRHLGARREQLIIEMVSQVQQIRALLECVWPAALDTAKQPFRSAHLGCSDDGDLPA, encoded by the coding sequence GTGCCGGTGACCAACGCGATCGTGGGGATCGACTTGGCCGACGCGAAGCAGATGGTCGTAGTCACCGATCACGACTCGAAAGTGTTGGCCCGTAAGACATTCCGCTGCCGCGCCTGGAATCTCGGGGCAGTGTTGGACTGGGCCGCCGAGCGGGCCGCGGCGAAAGGCTGGGCGGGGGTGACGGTGGCGTGCGAGCCGACCGGGCACCGCTGGCGGGTCCTCGGCCAGCTCGCTGCGGACCGGGCGATGCCGTTCGTGTGCGTGCAGCCGATGCTGACCTCGTGGGCGCGGCGCAGCGAGGACCTGACCTCGGACAAAACCGATGAGAAGGACGCTGTGCTCATCGCTCGGCTGACCGCGCAGCTGCGCTGCTACGTGCCGGAGCCGATCGATGAGACCTGGGGCCGGCTGCGGCATCTGGGCGCCCGCCGCGAACAGCTCATCATCGAGATGGTCAGCCAGGTCCAGCAGATTCGCGCCCTGCTCGAGTGTGTCTGGCCCGCCGCGCTCGATACCGCCAAGCAGCCGTTTCGGTCGGCGCACCTGGGCTGCAGCGATGACGGTGATCTGCCAGCGTGA